A single region of the Melospiza georgiana isolate bMelGeo1 chromosome 7, bMelGeo1.pri, whole genome shotgun sequence genome encodes:
- the CNOT9 gene encoding CCR4-NOT transcription complex subunit 9, with amino-acid sequence MHSLATAAPVPTALAQVDREKIYQWINELSSPETRENALLELSKKRESVPDLAPMLWHSFGTIAALLQEIVNIYPSINPPTLTAHQSNRVCNALALLQCVASHPETRSAFLAAHIPLFLYPFLHTVSKTRPFEYLRLTSLGVIGALVKTDEQEVINFLLTTEIIPLCLRIMESGSELSKTVATFILQKILLDDTGLAYICQTYERFSHVAMILGKMVLQLSKEPSARLLKHVVRCYLRLSDNPRAREALRQCLPDQLKDTTFAQVLKDDTTTKRWLAQLVKNLQEGQVTDPRGIPLPPQ; translated from the exons ATGCACAGCCTGGCCACGGCCGCG cctgtgccaaCAGCACTGGCTCAGGTTGACCGTGAGAAGATCTACCAATGGATCAATGAGCTGTCCAGCCCTGAGACACGGGAGAAtgcactgctggagctgagcaagaAGCGCGAGTCCGTGCCTGACCTGGCCCCAATGCTGTGGCACTCGTTTGGCACCATCGCTGCACTCCTTCAG GaaattgtaaatatttatcCATCAATCAACCCTCCGACTTTGACAGCCCATCAGTCCAACAGAGTCTGCAATGCTTTAGCTCTACTACAGTGTGTTGCATCACACCCTGAAACAAG ATCAGCTTTTCTGGCAGCTCATATTCCTCTCTTCCTGTACCCCTTCCTGCACACGGTCAGCAAGACCCGTCCGTTTGAGTACCTGCGGCTCACAAGCCTCGGAGTCATTG GGGCCTTGGTGAAAACGGATGAGCAAGAAGTGATAAATTTCTTATTGACAACAGAAATTATCCCCCTGTGCTTACGTATTATGGAGTCTGGCAGTGAGCTCTCCAAAACG GTTGCTACATTTATTCTTCAGAAAATCCTCCTGGATGACACAGGGCTGGCATATATCTGTCAGACTTATGAGCGGTTTTCCCACGTTGCCATGATACTG GGTAAAATGGTCCTGCAGCTCTCCAAGGAGCCATCGGCACGGCTGCTGAAACACGTCGTCCGCTGCTACCTTCGCCTTTCCGATAACCCCAG GGCACGTGAAGCTCTCAGGCAGTGCCTTCCTGACCAGCTGAAGGACACCACCTTTGCCCAGGTCCTGAAGGATGACACCACCACAAAGCGCTGGCTGGCTCAGCTCGTCAAGAACCTGCAGGAGGGTCAAGTCACTGACCCACGGGGCATCCCTCTTCCTCCGCAATGA